The Caldisericaceae bacterium genomic interval CCAAGAAAGACACGTGCAGGATTAAAATTATAAATGAGAAATGCAAGAAGTGCACCTGAGAGCCCTATAAGAATTAATGCTAAATTTAAATTTCCCTTATACATTGCCGTAATTGCCAAAAAGAAAGAAGCAATGAGTGAGACTCCAGAAGCAAGTCCATCAAGGCCATCGATTATATTTATAGCGTTAATTAAACCAACGATCCAAAGAACGGTGAATACGTCACCTAATATACCAAGTTTTAGCATGTTGTCTGTGAATGGAATTGAAATCTCCCGAAACTTCGTCCCTGTAAGAACAACAACTATTGCAGAGATGAACTGTATTAAAAATTTTTGCCTAACTGTAAGTCCCTTTTTGTCGTCGAATAGTAAACCAAAAAATAAGATTGTTGCTCCAGTTATTATTCCCAAAAGTTGCTTACTGAATTGTTGTACAAAAAGAAAAAGGATAATTATGGTAATATAGATTGCAATACCGCCAGAACGAGGAATTGGCTCTTTATGGATTTTTTCTCTTGACTCTTTATTCGGAAGATCAATGATGCCGAACTTTCTTCCAATTATAATTGAAAGTGGTGTAAGAAAAGAAGAAACAAAGAAACCAAGTAAGAAAATGTAGGATATTGTAAAAGAGTTTTTATTCAAGAAAATGATTAGATTTTTCATTTTGTGCCGAATAATCTATCTCCTGCATCGCCTAATCCTGGCACAATATAACCATGTGAGTTAAGATGTTCATCAATTGCAATTGTATATATTTTTACGTCTGGATTTTCACGTCTTACTTTTTCAATTCCTTCTGGTGCAGAAATTAAACATACAAATAAAATTTTATTTGCTTTTGCCTCTTTTACTAAGGAAATTGTTTTATTTGCAGAGCCTCCTGTTGCAAGCATAGGGTCAACTATCACTACAGTTGAATTTTCTAAGTTTTCGGGCAGTTTGCAATAGTACTCAACTGGCTGTAAACTTTCTGGATCTCTATAAATTCCAACAAATCCAACTTTTGCTTGTGGGATGATATTAAGTATTCCTTCTGCCATTATCATACCTGCTCTTAAAATCGGCACAATCACAATATCTTCGTCTATAACTTTGCTTTTGGTTGAAGAAATTGGCGTTTCAATTTCTATTTCTTTTAGTTTGATATTGCTAAAAATTTCGAAGACCATCAAGCCCGAAACTTCTTTTACTAACTCTCTAAATTCTTTTGGGTTTGTATCTTTTTTTCTTAGATAGGTAAGTTTGTGTTGAATTAAAGGGTGTTGTATTAAAATTACGTTTTCCAAAATAACCTCCTTTAAATATAAGATATATTATTATAAAGTGGGAATTGTTGAGTTAATAATTTGACTTCGTTTCTCACTTCTTCTAATTTCTTTTCATCGTTTCTATTTTCAATTGCTTTGTTAATGAGGAAAGCAATTTGTTCCATTTCGCTTTCTTTCATCCCCCTTGTGGTAAGTGCAGGTGTTCCAAGTCTTAAACCGCTGGTTTTTGTAGGTGGGAGTGGGTCAAACGGTATTGATTCTTTATTTGTTGTTATGTATACTGAATCAAGGAGAATCTCTGCGTCTTTACCTGTAATGCCTTTGTTCCTGAGGTCAATTGAAATAAGATGATTATCTGTTCCATTGGTTATGAGCCTAAAGTCAAGTTTCATAAGAGCATTTGCAAGTGCTTTTGCATTTTTTACAACTTGTTTTTGATACTCTTTAAATTCGTCTGTCATTGCTAGCTTTAGTGCAACAGCTTTTGCAGCAATTACATGTTCAAGAGGTCCACCTTGAGTCCCTGGGAAGACTGCTTTATTTATTATTTTTGAATGTTCACTCTTGAAAAGTATTAATCCTCCTCTTGGTCCTCTGAGTGTTTTATGTGTTGTTGAGGTTACAAAGTCTGCATAAGGCACAGGTGATGGATGTATTTCTGCTGCAACTAAACCAGCAATATGAGCCATATCTACCATAAAATATGCATTGACACTCTTTGCAATCGTTGCAAATTTTTCAAAGTCAATAAATCGTGGGTATGCACTTGCTCCAGCAATAATAACTTTAGGTTTATGTTGTTTTGCTAAATCTTCTACCTGATTGTAATCAATAAGCTCAGTTTCTTTATCTACTCCATAATGGACTGCTTTAAAGTATGTTCCTGTGATACTTACCGGACTGCCATGGCTTAAATGTCCGCCTGCAGATAGGTCCATTCCTAAAAGTGTATCTCCTGGTTGCATTGTTGCAAAGTAGACTGCAAAGTTTGCCTGTGATCCTGAATGCGGTTGAACGTTAGCATCTTCAGCTGAGAAAAGCTTTTTTGCTCTTTCAATTGCAAGAGATTCAACAATATCAATAAATTCACACCCGCCATAGTATCTTTTGTTAGGGTAGCCTTCGGCATATTTATTTGTTAATACTGAGCCTTGAGCCTCAAGGACGGGTTCCATTACATAATTTTCAGAAGCAATTAATTCAAGTTTACTTCTCTGTCTTTCAAGCTCACCTTGCATGGCTTGCGCAAGTTCTAAATCAATTTCTTTGATTCTCACTTTTACCTCCTTACTCTAATGCTCTTGCTATTGCAATAAAATAAATTAAGTTATTTTTATTTCTTTTACTAATTGTATCACATATTTCTTTTGCTGTTGAGCCTGTTGTAAACACATCATCAACTATAAGTATATCTTTATTAAGGTTAGCATCAACTCTAAAGGCGTTTTTAATATTGGTTTCTCTCTCTTGTTTTGAGAGTTTGGATTGCCTTTCAGTTTCTCTAATTTTGTATAATCCTTTAAAAATAGGTTTATTGGTTTTTCTTGCGATTTCTTTAGCAATTAAGTATGTTTGGTTGTATCCTCTTTCGCTTTCTTCTCTTTTTGTCATTGGAACATAGCCTATGGTCTCAAAATGGATATTTTGTTTCTCCGTAAACTGAATAATTTGTTCTGATAGAAATTTAGCAATAACTTTATAATTTTGAAATTTGAATTTAGTTATTACTGTTTTTATAACTCCAGTGTAGTTTGTCATTCCAAAATAGTATATCATGTCTTTGTGAAAAATGAGAGGGTATTTATTGTATTCAATTTTACTTGCGCAATCGTTGCAAATAAAACTATCATAAAGCTTTTTTCCACAGACTACGCAATGCGCTGGTGCAACAAACTCCTCAAAAAAATCTCTAATGTAAGTATTTAAGAAATGCTTCAAAATTCCTTTTTGCATTTTCTTTAAGTTGTGGTAGTTTATTTTCGATTAAACTTGTAATCTCTTTTTGTTGCTTTACAAAATCCGTAAATACATTTGCAAAATTAGATAAAGTTAAATCCTTAATTTCAATACCAGTTAATCCTATAAATTTGCTTAAATTTTTAACCTTGTCATCGTAAAAAATGGGTAAGACAGGTTTCTTAAGCATAATTGAAAAAACAATGGAATGGTATCTTGTCCCAACTACAAACTTTGCGTTTTTCAAAACTGAAAATGCTTCTTCAAAGGTTTTTGGAACAAATACTGGGAATTTTGTTTTTTCGTTAATTTTTTTGGCTAATCCCAAGTCTACTGCAGGATAAAATGGCACAAGAATTGTTTCATAGTGCGTTTTATAATGTATAAAACGTGCAATATCTGCTATTTCTTCAATATCAATATTTTCGTTTCCCTTTATCTGCAAAACATTGTAGTTTTCTTCAATGGGTAAAGTTGGTAAAGTACTGAACTCATAGAGGAAAGCAAGATCAGAAGTTACAAAGATTTCGTTTTTTAAACCACACTCGAGAAGTAAATTTTTTGATTCCTCGTCTCTTACGGTTATTAAGTCAACACCTGTTAAGGCATGTTTAACTATCTTTTTGCTGATGTTTTTCTTTAATGGGCCAATCCCTTGTGCGAAAATAAAGGTTTTTTTATTTGCTATCTTTGAAAGATTTATAAGCGTTGTGTAGTATAAAAGGCTTTTTAAACTTGTCTTATCTTGTAGAAGTCCACCTCCTCCTGAAATAAAGGCGTTAACTTCTTTTAAACTTTTTAGAATTTCTACAATATTAGTTCTATTAATTTCGTTTTCATTCTTTTTTTCTTTAACAAGAAAGAGAGCGATTATATTATTCTTTTTTAGTTCCCTATTTATTACCTCTTTTATTATTTCATCTCCTAAATTTCCAAAA includes:
- a CDS encoding undecaprenyl/decaprenyl-phosphate alpha-N-acetylglucosaminyl 1-phosphate transferase, which gives rise to MKNLIIFLNKNSFTISYIFLLGFFVSSFLTPLSIIIGRKFGIIDLPNKESREKIHKEPIPRSGGIAIYITIIILFLFVQQFSKQLLGIITGATILFFGLLFDDKKGLTVRQKFLIQFISAIVVVLTGTKFREISIPFTDNMLKLGILGDVFTVLWIVGLINAINIIDGLDGLASGVSLIASFFLAITAMYKGNLNLALILIGLSGALLAFLIYNFNPARVFLGDSGAGLLGFMLSIISIIGAYKINTFIVVALPILALGIPIVEVFTSIVRRIIHGGSPFKYDNEHIHYRLLKKGLSQKTIALIYYFITFVLSITGAIITFGAK
- the upp gene encoding uracil phosphoribosyltransferase produces the protein MENVILIQHPLIQHKLTYLRKKDTNPKEFRELVKEVSGLMVFEIFSNIKLKEIEIETPISSTKSKVIDEDIVIVPILRAGMIMAEGILNIIPQAKVGFVGIYRDPESLQPVEYYCKLPENLENSTVVIVDPMLATGGSANKTISLVKEAKANKILFVCLISAPEGIEKVRRENPDVKIYTIAIDEHLNSHGYIVPGLGDAGDRLFGTK
- a CDS encoding serine hydroxymethyltransferase; this encodes MRIKEIDLELAQAMQGELERQRSKLELIASENYVMEPVLEAQGSVLTNKYAEGYPNKRYYGGCEFIDIVESLAIERAKKLFSAEDANVQPHSGSQANFAVYFATMQPGDTLLGMDLSAGGHLSHGSPVSITGTYFKAVHYGVDKETELIDYNQVEDLAKQHKPKVIIAGASAYPRFIDFEKFATIAKSVNAYFMVDMAHIAGLVAAEIHPSPVPYADFVTSTTHKTLRGPRGGLILFKSEHSKIINKAVFPGTQGGPLEHVIAAKAVALKLAMTDEFKEYQKQVVKNAKALANALMKLDFRLITNGTDNHLISIDLRNKGITGKDAEILLDSVYITTNKESIPFDPLPPTKTSGLRLGTPALTTRGMKESEMEQIAFLINKAIENRNDEKKLEEVRNEVKLLTQQFPLYNNISYI
- the csaB gene encoding polysaccharide pyruvyl transferase CsaB, encoding MKNVLVSGYFGFGNLGDEIIKEVINRELKKNNIIALFLVKEKKNENEINRTNIVEILKSLKEVNAFISGGGGLLQDKTSLKSLLYYTTLINLSKIANKKTFIFAQGIGPLKKNISKKIVKHALTGVDLITVRDEESKNLLLECGLKNEIFVTSDLAFLYEFSTLPTLPIEENYNVLQIKGNENIDIEEIADIARFIHYKTHYETILVPFYPAVDLGLAKKINEKTKFPVFVPKTFEEAFSVLKNAKFVVGTRYHSIVFSIMLKKPVLPIFYDDKVKNLSKFIGLTGIEIKDLTLSNFANVFTDFVKQQKEITSLIENKLPQLKENAKRNFEAFLKYLH
- a CDS encoding ComF family protein; the protein is MKHFLNTYIRDFFEEFVAPAHCVVCGKKLYDSFICNDCASKIEYNKYPLIFHKDMIYYFGMTNYTGVIKTVITKFKFQNYKVIAKFLSEQIIQFTEKQNIHFETIGYVPMTKREESERGYNQTYLIAKEIARKTNKPIFKGLYKIRETERQSKLSKQERETNIKNAFRVDANLNKDILIVDDVFTTGSTAKEICDTISKRNKNNLIYFIAIARALE